From the Methanobacterium sp. BAmetb5 genome, the window TCCCGATGATGAATAGGTAGCCAGGCCCACCGAGTCATAACCCCGGTATTCCAGGCGCTGCACACAATCCAGAAGTACTGGTGCTGCTTTGTCATTTTTAAGTATACATCCCACAATTCCGCACATATTAATTTCACCTGAGAAGGTAAGTTAGGTAAATGGTAACAATGCCAATCTATTATAATCCTTAGTTATAATATTTCTAATGTAGTTTTATCTTAATGTAGTTTAATATCTATATAAACATTTGACACCAAATAAAAAGACGGAGTTTAACATGAATATTGATAAGGGAAATCTTCTATACCGGGGCAAAGCCAAGGATGTGTACCAGACCAGTAACCCTAACCAGGTTCTGGTGAAATTCAGAGATGATATCACCGCAGGAGATGGGGAAAAGAAGGAAGTTATGGGCTTGAAGGGCTACTATAACTCCATTATCTCCGCTAAATTCTTCCAGCTCCTGGAGGAGGCTGGGGTGAAAACCCAGTACATCGACCTGCCCGAACCGGGTTACATGCTCTGCCACAAACTGGATATGATACCGCTGGAAGTTATCACCCGGAATCTAGCCGCAGGAAGTCTCCTCCGGAGGTTCCCATTCCAGGACGGTCAGACCTTCCATCCACCCATCATCCAGATGGACTACAAAAATGATAAATACCATGATCCCATGCTCAACGATGACATCATTCTGGCCCTGGGACTGGCCACAGCAGATGATCTGGAGGAAATTCGCCAGATCACCCTGAAGATCAACAGTACCCTTAAAACTTTCCTGGAAGACCGGGGGCTCATCTTCCCGGACTTTAAAATAGAATACGGACGTGATGTAGATGGGAATATCGTCCTGGGTGATGAGATCAGTCCGGATACCTGTCGTTTCTGGGACAGTGAAACCTGTGACATCCTGGACAAGGATCTCTTCCGAAAGGGTGAATCTGGAGTCATCGATGCCTACCAAAAGGTGGCCAACATAATCCTGGATGAGGAGGATAAGAAGAAATGGAAATTAGATTTCTAAAATGGATTAATCTTTGATCTAGAAATCGATGGGAAGATATAAGGAAAATATGAAGATTATAATGAATTTGAACAATTATAAAAAGTTTATTTAAAATTAATCCCTGGTGATGCCATGAAATACCAAGTACAAGTTGAAATAAGTCTCAAAAAAGGAATGCTTAATCCCGAAGCATCCACCATCCAGAGGGCCCTGGCCCTTTTAGATTATGAGGTGGAGGATACCGCCACTGTGGAAATAGTTAAATTCACCCTGGAAGCAGCAAATCCTGAAGTGGCCCGTGAAGAAGTGGTCCAGATGTGTGAAAGACTGCTCTGCAACCCGGTGATCCACGACTACCAGATCCAGATGGAAGCTGCAGGTGATTGAGATGAAAGTGGGGATCATACGCTTCCCCGGCTCTAACTGTGACCGGGATGTGTTCCACGCCCTCCAGCTGGCGGGAGCCCAACCTGATTATGTCTGGTGGAACCAGAGGGACCTATCACAATTTGAGGCCATCGTCATCCCCGGAGGATTCTCCTATGGAGATTACCTTCGTGCCGGGGCTATCGCTGCCATCACACCAGTGATCGACGGGATCAAAGATATAGTTAAAGAGGAAAAACCAGTTCTGGGAATATGTAACGGTGCC encodes:
- the purC gene encoding phosphoribosylaminoimidazolesuccinocarboxamide synthase; amino-acid sequence: MNIDKGNLLYRGKAKDVYQTSNPNQVLVKFRDDITAGDGEKKEVMGLKGYYNSIISAKFFQLLEEAGVKTQYIDLPEPGYMLCHKLDMIPLEVITRNLAAGSLLRRFPFQDGQTFHPPIIQMDYKNDKYHDPMLNDDIILALGLATADDLEEIRQITLKINSTLKTFLEDRGLIFPDFKIEYGRDVDGNIVLGDEISPDTCRFWDSETCDILDKDLFRKGESGVIDAYQKVANIILDEEDKKKWKLDF
- the purS gene encoding phosphoribosylformylglycinamidine synthase subunit PurS — translated: MKYQVQVEISLKKGMLNPEASTIQRALALLDYEVEDTATVEIVKFTLEAANPEVAREEVVQMCERLLCNPVIHDYQIQMEAAGD